Proteins encoded in a region of the Lathamus discolor isolate bLatDis1 chromosome Z, bLatDis1.hap1, whole genome shotgun sequence genome:
- the TERB1 gene encoding LOW QUALITY PROTEIN: telomere repeats-binding bouquet formation protein 1 (The sequence of the model RefSeq protein was modified relative to this genomic sequence to represent the inferred CDS: inserted 2 bases in 1 codon; substituted 1 base at 1 genomic stop codon), translating into METQKRQKKQCDVKTDLNLLLECLKYQMDCPLSQKDTLITIYSICQQNSEASEYFREIGGLMFVNDLAKSSIHGIVKEAALFTLGITMENNVYCQQTLCTAALFEDLISFLVNKDSGVNLKRMSVYVIFALVSNNISGQTYVRDTGCIGLLLQLFRTTLSTSEINLSDEDTNQCYHLWSSVCSTLCACVNNPQNEYNQNICSSVFPYAKEWLESCTKPEIVRPLCSFVGLTVANNSYVQKYFVSVGGLDTLARVLTRLMHDSSMSNSSIKLAIAVTKALDACIAYDSTIGVVLTKYHTVSELLKLLSNDTLDTREKISIILTIGHCTEVCEENQCELLQNNGLPLMIQLLTESQDEELNKVATFVLKNCKQMTKQLFLKINYNSLNVTNTEELDTQVGKRSLEDYWKEAKEILHRINLLEKEYNEESVKGGVFVKRSTEANTEASKYYEVNPADSKTYIARTHKEIRCPQSDDQVLSPSVNSSALKNEIVNPMNLVNASVRQSEQRNSLCSVNELQTDSVLQSHTMNERTTCVKNQSIQVSEHLFKKPAEIVKNMKQTCTSDQHLEMTKGEKSTSATSASQKMADFRCLGCKAGELSFNSRTFTQMLQSCPYRCDRHKVILEAEERLKKGLRKLTVCNNRRYTASEKILLTPKKKERVHAEIPTFRSEMDDFQSIILTPNRKKHYNTSNGDGHSKFASLADDCNLIPTYKKSLQKSQDANLNRXRVKEMCNQKCPHLKENHLYSVGRDEHNKYLQSNEKCSLETNTKTLNNKRTXKDFIAEEINYLLSGLKKIGEKKTKINNIFQEYFGSCCRMLKNGIFNSDILLQQYKTLENLDWLGLIDRVVPLCTLKLYVIA; encoded by the exons ATGGAAACtcaaaagaggcagaaaaaacaGTGTG ATGTGAAAACAGATCTGAACTTACTGCTTGAATGCCTTAAATATCAGATGGACTGCCCTCTATCTCAGAAAGACACTTTGATCACTATTTACTCAATTTGTCAACAAAACA GTGAAGCAAGTGAATATTTTCGAGAAATTGGTGGTTTGATGTTTGTAAATGATCTTGCAAAGTCAAGTATTCATGGCATAGTAAAGGAAGCAGCTTTGTTTACATTAGGAATTACAATGGAGAATAATG TGTATTGTCAACAAACTTTGTGTACTGCTGCATTGTTTGAAGACctcatttcatttttagttaATAAGGATTCTGGTGTGAACTTGAAAAGAATGTCTGTTTATGTCATCTTTGCACTGGTTTCCAATAATA TAAGTGGGCAAACCTATGTCAGAGATACAGGCTGCATTGGCCTACTGCTACAGTTATTCAG AACAACTCTTTCCACATCTGAGATCAATCTGTCAGATGAAGATACTAATCAGTGCTATCACCTGTGGTCCTCAGTCTGCAGTACTCTCTGCGCCTGTGTTAACAATCCCCAGAATG AATATAACCAAAACATTTGCTCTTCAGTTTTCCCATATGCcaaagagtggctggaaagttGCACAAAGCCTGAGATAGTTCGTCCTCTTTGTTCATTTGTTGGTCTCACAGTTGCAAATAACT cgtatgtgcagaaatattttgtttctgttggaGGGCTGGATACATTAGCTAGAGTTCTCACCAGGCTTATGCATGATTCCAGTATGAGTAACTCCAGCATAAAACTTGCAATAGCAGTAACAAAAGCTCTGGATGCGTGCATTGCTTATGACT CTACCATAGGTGTTGTCTTGACAAAGTACCACACTGTGTCAGAGCTACTAAAGCTGCTGTCCAATGACACTCTGGatacaagagaaaaaattaGTATTATTCTAACCATTGGACACTGTACTGAAGTTTGtg AAGAAAACCAGTGTGAGCTGCTCCAGAACAATGGTCTTCCACTTATGATTCAGTTATTAACCGAGTCTCAGGATGAGGAACTAAACAAAGTGGCTACTTTTGTGCTTAAAAACTGCAAACAAATGA CTAAACAGTTGttcctgaaaataaattataattcaTTAAATGTAACCAATACAGAGGAGTTGGACACGCAAGTTGGAAAAAGAAGTCTAGAGGACTACtggaaggaagcaaaagaaattttACACAGAATAAACTTGCTTGAAAAAGAGTATAATGAG GAAAGTGTGAAAGGAGGAGTATTTGTAAAACGATCCACAGAAGCAAATACTGAAGCATCCAAATACTATGAGGTGAATCCTGCTGATTCAAAAACTTACATAGCAAGAACACATAAAGAAATACGTTGTCCACAGTCAGATGATCAGGTTCTTTCTCCATCTGTAAATtcttctgcactgaaaaatgaaatagttAACCCTATGAATCTAGTAAATGCTTCTGTGAGACAAAGTGAACAGAGGAATAGTCTGTGTTCAGTTAATGAACTGCAAACAGACAGTGTACTACAAAGTCACACTATGAATGAAAGAACTACTTGTGTAAAAAATCAGTCTATTCAAGTAAG CGAACACTTATTTAAGAAACCAGCAGAGATTGttaaaaacatgaaacagaCATGCACATCAG ATCAACACTTGGAGATgaccaaaggagaaaaaagtacTTCAGCTACATCTGCATCCCAGAAAATGGCAGATTTCAGGTGTTTAG GTTGTAAAGCAGGAGAACTGTCCTTCAATAGTAGAACCTTTACCCAGATGTTGCAAAGCTGTCCATACCGGTGTGACCGTCATAAAGTCATTCTGGAAGCTGAAGAAAGACTTAAAAAGGGGCTTCGCAAATTGACTGTTTGTAACAACAGGAGATATACAGCTTCTGAAA AAATACTGCTGAccccaaagaagaaagaaagagtaCATGCAGAAATACCAACTTTTAGGAGTGAAATGGATGATTTTCAAA gtattatTTTAActccaaatagaaaaaaacactaTAATACTTCAAATGGAGATGGACATAGTAAATTTGCGAGTTTGGCTGATGACTGTAACTTGATACCTACGTATAAAAAGT CTTTACAAAAAAGCCAAGATGCTAACTTGAACAG CAGAGTCAAAGAAATGTGCAACCAGAAATGTCCacacttgaaagaaaatcaCCTGTATTCAGTGGGCAGAGATGAG caTAATAAATATTTGCAGAGCAATGAAAAATGTTCCCTGGagacaaacacaaaaactttaaacaacaaaagaacCTGAAAAGATTTCATAGCTGAAGAAATAAACTACCTTTTGAGTGGATTGAAAAAAATAG gcgagaaaaaaacaaagatcaaTAACATCTTTCAAGAGTATTTTGGATCTTGTTGCAGAATGTTGAAGAACGGCATTTTTAACAGTGATATACTGTTGCAGCAATACAAAACCTTGGAGAATTTAGATTGGCTTGGACTCATTGACAGAGTTGTTCCACTTTGTACATTGAAATTATATGTAATTGCCTAA